The sequence below is a genomic window from Pongo abelii isolate AG06213 chromosome 12, NHGRI_mPonAbe1-v2.0_pri, whole genome shotgun sequence.
TACAATAATAGGTAACGTACTGTCTAGTACTTGAATGTTAATTTGCTGTGGCAGGAATCATCAAATAACGTTAAAGCCATCATTTATGTGGCTGCAGTGTGGACTGGACTCTTATGTTggattcttttttatcttttttcttttcttttctttttttttttttttggagacagtctcgctctgttgcccaggctggagtgcagtggcacgatctcggctcactgcagcctctgcttcccggattcaagcgattgttctgcctcagcctcctgagtggctggaattacgggtgcttgccaccacgtttggctaattttttgtatttttagtagagacagggtttcaccatgttggccaggctggtctcaaactcttgacctcaggtgatccacccacctcgacctcccaaagtgctgggattataggtgtgagccactgcacctggccggattgtttgttttttaattttctgatatGCCTGTGCATATTTCCTTTGCATGTATCTCTCTGTCCTTTGATTTCCTCGTCCTTCTAATTGATTTCCATGCTTAGTCCTTAAACTGTCTATGTAgactaaatttataatttttatgtttatctgtTTTCTATAGTAATACCATAAATTTTTTTCCAGAGAACCCTGGTATGTGTGGGGGAAAAAACAGTAATTTCTATTTAGATAAGATTTAGAAACATCCAAGTTTCCAAAAATTTTAGTGTATTCAGTAATTAACTCCAGCTCTTATTATAATTTAGAGCTTTCTGTTAGCCCTTCTctgaatggagagagagaggagagaatatAAAGAAGgttaacatgtatttttataatctgAAAAATCTCTTGTGTGTGCCATAAATAGTCCAGACTTGCATACAAATATAATGCAGTTCATGAGGCTTTTGGTTAAAAGTTTATTCAGGCCCCGATTGCAGTGCCTCCTTTCTTCCAAATTCATATATCCAAACCCTACTATATTTCAAGGCTCAAATTTCATCCAATAATAAGCTGTCTTAACCGGTCACTTTTTATCACCGATAGTTAGATCCTTGAGTCTCCtaggataatttctttttttcttgtttgaaacggagtgtcgctctgtcgcccatgctggagtgcagtggcactgtcttagtttactgcaacctccacctcccaggttcaagcagttctaccttggcctcccagagtagctgagactaccggcccacgccaccacccctggctaatttttgtatttttagtagagatggggtttcaccatgttggccaggctgctttttttttttttgagacggagtctcatcctgttgcccaggcttgagtgcagtggcctggtctcggctcactgcaacctctgcctcccaggttcaagagattctcctgcctcagcctgctgagcagctgggattacaggcacccgtcatcacacctcgctaatttttgtatttttagtagagagggtttcaccatgttggccaggctggtcttgaactcctggcctcgtgatcctcccatctcggcctcccaaagtgctgggattacaggcatgagccaccacacccagcctggccaggctgttctcaaactcctggcctcaagtgatctgcccaccttggctccccacaaagtgctgggattacaggtgtgagcaaccgcacccggcctcctaGAATAATTTCTACATATCTATCAGGCAGACACTAATACACAGACAGACCCATTAGACAAATTGGACCTTTCATTAGGATAATTGAAAAGGGTCCTAGGGTGATTAAGATAAAAGACTttatctgtgttttgttttctaccCTGTATGGTGAAGAGGGTGGCACATTTCTTCCTTTAATAaaggaggagaaaatgaaaagtgcTTTATCCTTACTCCTGCCTTTATACATTACATAATTTCtttgaagtttgttttatttGCCTTTGAGAAATGAAGTGCGATTAACATTTCATGTCTTATTTTAGATACTGAAACAAGAATGGCCCAAACATTGGCCAACTTTTATCAGTGATATTGTTGGAGCAAGTAGGACCAGCGAAAGTCTCTGTCAAAATAATATGGTGATTCTTAAACTCTTGAGTGAAGAAGTATTTGATTTCTCTAGTGGACAGATAACCCAAGTCAAATCTAAGCATTTAAAAGACAGGCAAGTAATAATtatgttttagaattttaaagtGATTTCTCAAACAATTTCAAGCAGTTTGGATGTAAATTGTAGATATTTTAAGGAACTATGATCAGTAATATGTTAAATTGCTTGTAGTAGTTTTCAACTGCAGATTAAGAAATAGTCTTAGACGGGGCCTAATAATTTACCTCTGAAGGTTGAAAAATGAATTGTTAAAGATACGCTTCAGGAATTGTTTTGTATGGTAACTAGTTAATAGGTTCTAAGCAAATGATTTGTGTCCAAACATActtattagttattttattttattttgagacaagtcttgctctgttgcctggggtggagtgcagcagcacaatcttggctcaccacaacccccgcctcctggattgaggcgattttcttgcctcagtctcccaaatagctacgactgcaggtgcatgccacggcacctggcctcaAATCAGTTATTGTCTCTGCTTCTTGTCAGTTCCCCAATTGTTAACAATagtgttctttttaaaacaaaacagaaaactagaTTTGCCTCTAATAGTAAGCAACCGGTATAAACTATAGGTACCCTTCCATtaagttttaaacatttgttgTAGTCATTAGGAAATGTTTTTCCCcttgggttgcccaggctggtctcaaacaatccttctgctgtggcctcccaaagttctgcgattacaggcatgagccactgtactaggccttaaccatttttattagtattatagATAACTGATACTTATTTCTGTGTCTTCTAAATCTgatatttttgtggttttttttttttagcatgtgCAATGAATTCTCACAGATATTTCAACTGTGTCAGTTTGTAATGGtaagtgtttttaatttcatttttaaaaataaaaataataggaaagCAATTATTTACAAGTGTGTTTTGTTATAGGAAAATTCTCAAAATGCTCCACTTGTACATGCAACCTTGGAAACATTGCTCAGATTTCTGAACTGGATTCCCCTGGGATATATTTTTGAGACCAAATTAATCAGCACATTGATTTATAAGGTACAGTGAATACATTTCAGTTATTTGTCACTGGATAGCCACATATATTCTTTTCACATGTAAAGCTCTGATCTCTGCATTCTAAACCTTATTCAACCTTGTTTCTAACATGAGGACGCTGCTCAGAAGAAATTTCCCATATTCACACGTAGTAAattatttaaagtgagtttcaaaTCTGATTCTGCCACTTAGACCATGTAATTTTATGAATTCATTTTGAACAGTGGATTTGATTATATTGCTGTCTTTTAGTTGAGTAAGTTACAGTGAGGTAAGTCAAGTGctatttctgaaaaatgaaaagttCATCTTTTAACTGATAATTTAAAATTGATAACCTGTTATGTCTTCTTTAAGTTCTATAACagtttagcctgggcaacatggtgaaacccatctctactaaaaatacaaaacagccaggcctggtggtgcatgcctgtagtcccagctactcgggaggctgtggcaggagaatctcaaacccaggaggcagaaggtgcagtgagccgagatcgtgccactgcactccagcctgggcaacagagcaagccctgtctcaaaataaataaagttctacAGTGGTTTATCCAGGGATAATCACTGTTACCAGTTGGTAGTATTATATTTTCAGATGTTTTCTTGACTGatataatgaataaattaagtATCTAATTGGAACTTTATAACTTGACCTCTTCAACTTCATAGTTTAGTTTGGTAACATAATATGGATTTATAGTATTTGAATGATCAGTTTATTGCTTAATTAAGTTATGTAAAAACCTTTCTATTGTCAACAGTCCTACAGAGAACATTCTCAGACATAAGATATTATGCAATTGTCcaaacattaatttatttaaatattttaatgtttaattaccAGATTATTAggtatgtttatttttaaggttttaatgCCCCCTGATTTCCAACCCCAGACAATAACTGTTTATCTTCTCAACAATAGAAAATATAAGCCAATTTTCCCATATTCTTATTACTCTTAGATATATTGACCATTTCCCAAAATTCTAAGCAATCACAAGTTTTAGGTCCTGTGTAATTACACAGAAAGTATAACATTCCTAAAAGTCATATCACAGATTCTAGGAAAGTAGTTAAGGAGCCTTGTTACTTTAGATGTCTAAGGACACATCAAAAGAAAGCAGTTTAGGccacgcgcggtggctcatgcctgtaatcccagcactttggtcaggagatcgagaccagcctggcccaacatggcgaaaccctgtctctactaaaaatacaaaaattagccaggcgtggtggcatgcgcgtgtagtcccagctgttcgagaggctgaggcaggagaattgcttgaacccaagaggtgaggttgcagtgagccttgatcaagcccctgcattccagcctgggcgagcgagactgtctcaaaaaaacagtttGCTCCTAAAGCATTTACTGTATACTGGGTAGGCAATAAAATTCCCTCTCAGTGTATCTGCATGATAAAATATGTTCATTCACTTGGCCTGTTTTTGACGTCTACCCCTATATTGTTAaaacctttttccttttaattgtgAATTTTAAGTAAAGTGTGTGTCAGGCCAATTAATTTTATGGTTCCCTCCCCCCTTTTAAATAGTTCCTGAATGTTCCAATGTTTCGAAATGTCTCTCTGAAGTGCCTCACTGAGATTGCTGGTGTGAGTGTAAGCCAATATGAAGAACAATTTGTAACGCTATTTACTCTGACAATGATGCAACTAAAGCAGGTAATATAATACTATCTTGAAAATTGGCTGAATAATTTTAGTGCCTTAGAAAATACCAAATTCCAAATGAGTTATTTTAGAACAACGTATCATAGATAAGCCATAATCTTGTGTTTATTACATAAAATTTGTAGTAAGCTACAAATTTTTATGACGTTtccaaaaatttcttaaaattcagGTTTGGGGTATGTTGTGGTAATTTATTTCTACACACTTTAGGAGCTTGGTCTTTTGGGAGATACCTGACCAGACAGTGGGAAACCTGGGACTTGTTCCTAACATTGTGTCTGAAGGAATTTTTTTCAGCCCTAGTTTGATTGGTTATCTATTAAATGATCTAGAAGGTTATTCATAATACTGTgttcatggccaggcatggtggttaatactgtaatcccagaactttgggatgccAGAATGGGAGGACCAGTTGatgccagaagtttgagacccgCCAGGACAACATAACCAGACCATCGCTacgaaagatttaaaaaatagctagctgtggtgttgcacacctgtaattccacctactctggaggctgaggcaataggatcgcttgagcccattaATTCAACGTTAAAATGAGCTATggtcacactattgcactccagcctggatgacagggcaaatccctgtctcttttaaaaaacaaggaaagatagATTACTGTGTATGTTTGtgatgtgaatgaatgaattgattaTTCTTACATTTTCAATGTCAGTGAGAAAGGGTAAGTCCAATACTAGAAAAATTTAAAGGCTGTGATAGCGGCCTTTAATTTATTTGAGAAGAGTCAAAATCTAGGTCCTAGAGATCTAAGAATAGGTATACCAGACCTAGGAGTTCTGTATGTGGTTTAATATTAGCAAAAGGGTGTTGGGATATTAGGGCTTAAAAATAATAGTGTTGGCTGAGTGCAatagctcacacctttaatcccagcactttgggaggctgaggtgggaggattgcttgtgccaggagttcaagaccagcctggacaacataacaagataccgtctctacaaaaatgttaaaaattagcttAGTGTGATAGCACatcctgtggttccagctactcgggaggggctgaggtgagaggactgattgagcctaggaggtggaggctgcagtgagctttggtcataccactgcactccagcctggacagagtgagaccttgtctcaaaaaagtaataataaaatataagtgtcttttgttgttttataaaatgcaaaCTGATCGTCCCTttaaaaatctgcagatgctTCCTTTAAATACAAATATTCGACTTGCGTACTCAAATGGAAAAGATGATGAACAGAACTTTATTCAAAATCTCAGTTTGTTTCTCTGCACCTTTCTTAAGGAACATGATCAACTTATAGAAAAAAGATTAAATCTCAGGGAAACTCTTATGGAGGTAAGATGTGTGGAGCCTTTGCTCCTAAAATTCTGCTCTGCCTAATAATAACTCTTAAAAGTGccttttttctaaaatgtatgtaCCTTTTGAGATTTCTTATTACTTAATATTTGAtctgtacattatatatattctCAATTCTGAATTACAGTTATAAGCCCAGTTTTCTGATTTTATGTTCTCCATAAAGCTAGGACTAAAAATttataatcaaaattaaattaCTAATTATTATATCATTTCTAAGGTTAAAATTCCAAagaccttattttaaaatttcagttttaattCAAATAAcatccatttgttcatttaaagaTATACAATTCattgtgtaatcccagcactttgggaggtggaggtgggtggatcacttgaggcaggagttcgagaccagcctggcctacatggtgaaactccgtctctattaaaaatacgaaaaaattagctgtgtgtggtgtcacatgcccgtaatcccagctcctcaggaggctgaagcacgataATTGCTTTAGCCCagcaggctgaggttgcagtgagccaagatcacagtactgcactccagcctgggtgacagagcaagactctgtctgaaggaagaaaatctctctctctctctctctctctctatatatatatatataaacttaagtgtatatatgtataaacataagtatacacacacacacacacacaattcagtGGCATATTAGTATGTATACAATGTTATACAACCATTAATACCTAgatccaaaacattttcatcacccaaagGTGACTGTTTGTCCGTAAAACAGTCACTTTCTCCTTTGTTCTCTCCCCAACTTCTGGCAACCATTATTTGggtttctgtctctgtagatatATCAATTCTGATTATACTATATAAAGGGAATCATgcatgtgaccttttgtgtctggtttcttttatttGGCGTCGTGTTTTCAATGTTCTTCCAAGTTGTAACTTGTATCAATACCTCACTTTTTATCATGgctgaagaatattttcattgtatgaatattcaGCATTTTGTTTGTTCTCTCCTCTGTGATGGTACATTTGGGTTGTTGATACCACTTAACCTATTGGCACCCAAGGCCTTTTAAATAAATGTCGTTACATTAGGAgacatgataaaaatatatattgatcaACAACTATGTGAGAGATTTTTGAAGTGCTTTAGGGCATGTCAGAAGAAGCAGTTACTCCAGAGTTTGCTGTCTATTTGATAAGTATTGAAATCTGAGTTGTGATGAATaaaacatgaatttttattttcccttaagGTGTAACAAGTGAAAAGCAATTCTTAAACATTAccaacttcaaattattttaatagttttggtcTTCTGTGTAGGCCCTTCATTATATGTTGTTGGTATCTGAAGTAGAAGAAActgaaatctttaaaatttgtCTTGAATACTGGAATCACTTGGCTGCTGAACTCTATAGAGAGAGTCCATTCTCTACATCTGCCTCTCCGTTGCTTTCTGGAAGTCAACATTTTGATGTTCCTCCCAGGAGACAGCTATATTTGCCCATGTTATTCAAGGTAACAGAGTGTGTTGGTTGAGTGTTCTTCCTGTTGCATACTGTGGTTTTGAGGTCTGAATGCAAATATTTCTAATCTGTGTAAATAAATTAGCTACAAAAAGAGAACCCAACAACTTCTCCATGAGTGTGGAAAACTAGAACATGAAAGGAGTTGAGTCTAGAACCTTGATTTTCAAGAGTGTGGTCCTTCTCTCAGTATCAACATTGCTTGTGATTTCGTTAGGCAAATTCATTGGCCACCTGCCAATCTACTAAACCAGAGTCTAGGAATGAGACACAGGAAACTCCTGTAACAAAAGTtggttaaaaaaatcacaaacacacTTAAATAATTGTAAGGCCATTTTTGTAGAATTAcagtgaaaatttttttcttttggagacagggtcttgctctgtggctcaggttggagtgcagtggcgtggtcatagctcactacaatcttgatctcctaggctgaagcaattctcttatgtcagcctcccaagtaattggttgcaggcacgcaccaccatgcctagctaattttaaattttttagttttactttatttatatttacatagttTTTTCTGTTGTGCTTTAAGCCccagtatttttattgttttagaggttgggtgtcactgtgttgctcaggctgctctcaaattcctggccagACAGttgtttctgcctcagcctccggaatagttggaattataggcatgaatccCTACACATGGCTGGCctgtggtttttttggttttgtttgtttttaactaagCTTCTACACTAATGATTTCAGTGATCTAACGATGTTTTTCTTGATATATTGTTGAGTATAGGTCCGTTTATTAATGGTTAGTCGAATGGCTAAACCAGAGGAAGTATTGGTTGTAGAGAATGATCAAGGAGAAGTTGTGAGAGAATTCATGAAGGATACAGATTCCATAAATTTGTATAAGAATATGAGAGAAACATTGGGTAAGTTAATAAATACTGTTAATCTTTACCTTTATAAATCTATTCTGGGGTGGAAATACATTTTAGGAAATgtagtttctaaatattttctaaatgtattgTTACTCATCAGTAGAACTCTTTGCTCATTATTTGcatttgaaaccatttttttctttgtagtttatCTTACTCATCTGGATTATGTAGATACAGAAAGAATAATGACAGAGAAGCTTCACAATCAAGTGAATGGTACAGAGTGGTCATGGAAAAATTTGAATACATTGTGTTGGGCAATAGGCTCCATTAGTGGAGCAATGCATGAAGAGGACGAAAAACGATTTCTTGTTACTGTTATAAAGGTATGCAAGGGATAGGTATGAATTAGAATTGCTAAATAAGTATTATGTTGttacaataaataatataaatttgtcTTATTTACAGGATCTATTAGGATTATGTGAACAGAAAAGAGGCAAAGATAATAAAGCTATTATTGCATCAAATATCATGTACATAGTAGGTCAATATCCACGATTTTTGAGAGCTCACTGGAAATTTCTGAAGACTGTAGTTAACAAGCTGTTCGAATTCATGCATGGTAAATCTCTTTCTttactatattttgtttttatttttattgaagaaaataaatgaatgtttttgTCTTGTTAGAGACCCATGATGGAGTCCAGGATATGGCTTGTGATACTTTCATTAAAATAGCCCAAAAATGCCGCAGGCATTTCGTTCAGGTTCAGGTTGGAGAAGTGATGCCATTTATTGATGAAATTTTGAACAACATTAACACTATTATTTGTGATCTTCAGCCTCAACAGGTATGTTAAGTACTGAGCATATGTTATTTTTAGAAAGTAACACCTGTATCAATCTGTATGTATCAATGGAAATAGGAGGGCAACTATTGGATCCAATAGAAGTGTTTCtgattaaattttctttcttttttccttgagacagggtcttactctgttgctcaggcttgagtgcagtggcacgattacagctcactgcagccttgaacctccaggctcaggtgatcctcccacctcagcctcatgggtagctgggactacaggcatgcatcaccatgacagccagctaacttttttttccccccttggtagagatggggttttgccaagtggcccaggctggtcttgaactcttagcttCAAGCGAtatgcttgcctcagcctcccaaaatgattttatatctgtgagccaccatgcccagcctggttaaATTTTCATAGTGAGACAGATTCTTGACCACAGGATTGTTAGGCTGTTATCCTATGTAAAATTCCTAACAAACAAAATCaggtgcttttttgtttttttggtttttttttcggggggtgtgtgtgtgtgtgtgtttgtgtgtgtttgtttttgagccggagtttcgctctgttgtccatgctggagtgcggtggcacaacctcggctcactgcaaccttgcctcctggggtcaagcgattctcttccTCAGTGGCTGTGATtaacaggtgcttgccaccacgcccagctaatttttgtatttttagtagagacggggtttctccatgttggtcaggctggtctcaaactcctgacctcatgatccgcccgcctcggcctcccaaagtgctgggattacaggcgtgagccaccaccatgcctggccagtttgggttttttgtttgtttgttttttgagatggagtcttcctctgtcacccaggctggagtgcagtggtgcaatctcagctcactgcaacctctgcctcccaggttcaagcaattcaagcctcccaagtaactggaattataggcacctgtcaccatgcttggctaatttctttgtattggtagaaaagatggggtttcactacgttggtcaggctggtctgcaactccagacctcaagtgattggcctgccttggcttctcaaagtattgggattacaggagtgatccactgcacctgggccGAAATCAGTTTCAAGACGTTTGTGAATTGCTTGTGTGTGGTTTTCCTTATTAGGGTGtataacataaaagttaaaatgtcTGCTTTTTAAACTAGGTTCATACGTTTTATGAAGCTGTGGGGTACATGATTGGTGCACAAACAGATCAAACAGTACAAGAACACTTGATAGAAAAGTACATGTTACTCCCTAATCAAGTGTGGGATAGTATAATCCAGCAGGCAACCAAAGTAagtatttctactttttcttaaagttttcatGGGATTTAACAAGACTGTGTTCTTTACAAATGTATTGAATTCAAGCCTTTTAACATGTATGTGTGATCATAAGTGcttttatgtgtgtctttgtacattttattatctgggccgggcgtggtggctcacgtctgtaatcctggcacattggaaggccgaggcgggcggatcacctgaggccagaagttcgagatcagcctggccaacatggcaaaaccccatctctactaaaaatacaaaaattagctgggcgtgatggcacatgcctgcctgtaatcctagctactcaggaggctgaggcaggagaatcacttgaacccaagaggcagaggttgcagtgagctgagatggagctactgtactctagcctagacgacagagcaagactctgtctcaaaaaaaataaatgaaaaatctgggccgggcacagtggctcatgcccgtaatcccagcactttgggaggccgagatgggcggatcactaggtcaggaga
It includes:
- the XPO1 gene encoding exportin-1 isoform X4 yields the protein MAQEVLTHLKEHPDAWTRVDTILEFSQNMNTKYYGLQILENVIKTRWKILPRNQCEGIKKYVVGLIIKTSSDPTCVEKEKVYIGKLNMILVQILKQEWPKHWPTFISDIVGASRTSESLCQNNMVILKLLSEEVFDFSSGQITQVKSKHLKDSMCNEFSQIFQLCQFVMENSQNAPLVHATLETLLRFLNWIPLGYIFETKLISTLIYKFLNVPMFRNVSLKCLTEIAGVSVSQYEEQFVTLFTLTMMQLKQMLPLNTNIRLAYSNGKDDEQNFIQNLSLFLCTFLKEHDQLIEKRLNLRETLMEALHYMLLVSEVEETEIFKICLEYWNHLAAELYRESPFSTSASPLLSGSQHFDVPPRRQLYLPMLFKVRLLMVSRMAKPEEVLVVENDQGEVVREFMKDTDSINLYKNMRETLVYLTHLDYVDTERIMTEKLHNQVNGTEWSWKNLNTLCWAIGSISGAMHEEDEKRFLVTVIKDLLGLCEQKRGKDNKAIIASNIMYIVGQYPRFLRAHWKFLKTVVNKLFEFMHETHDGVQDMACDTFIKIAQKCRRHFVQVQVGEVMPFIDEILNNINTIICDLQPQQVHTFYEAVGYMIGAQTDQTVQEHLIEKYMLLPNQVWDSIIQQATKNVDILKDPETVKQLGSILKTNVRACKAVGHPFVIQLGRIYLDMLNVYKCLSENISAAIQANGEMVTKQPLIRSMRTVKRETLKLISGWVSRSNDPQMVAENFVPPLLDAVLIDYQRNVPAAREPEVLSTMAIIVNKLGGHITAEIPQIFDAVFECTLNMINKDFEEYPEHRTNFFLLLQAVNSHCFPAFLAIPPTQFKLVLDSIIWAFKHTMRNVADTGLQILFTLLQNVAQEEAAAQSFYQTYFCDILQHIFSVVTDTSHTAGLTMHASILAYMFNLVEEGKISTSLNPGNPVNNQIFLQEYVANLLKSAFPHLQDAQVKLFVTGLFSLNQDIPAFKEHLRDFLVQIKEFAGEDTSDLFLEEREIALRQADEEKHKRQMSVPGIFNPHEIPEEMCD